In Haloarcula marismortui ATCC 43049, the following proteins share a genomic window:
- a CDS encoding PadR family transcriptional regulator: protein MTADSDASDQPDWAAYQNLTPTAQTCLLLVANYDGDAWGGLIAQAAQEGLDVSDRHVRRSLADLESAGLVESSEATQRRETYSVTDDGREVLSGMRDSLAQTLEMVDNREGSA from the coding sequence ATGACAGCCGACAGCGATGCCAGCGACCAGCCGGACTGGGCGGCGTATCAGAACCTCACGCCAACGGCACAGACGTGCCTGCTGTTGGTCGCGAATTACGACGGCGACGCCTGGGGTGGCCTGATCGCACAGGCCGCACAGGAGGGTCTTGACGTGAGTGACCGCCATGTCCGGCGCTCGCTTGCAGATCTGGAGTCGGCGGGGTTGGTTGAGTCTTCGGAGGCAACCCAGCGACGGGAGACGTATTCGGTCACCGACGACGGGCGCGAGGTCTTGAGCGGGATGCGCGACAGTCTTGCGCAGACCCTAGAGATGGTCGATAATCGGGAGGGTAGCGCATGA
- a CDS encoding tyrosine-type recombinase/integrase, protein MDRLPPAYDATPGDGALEAAIEERLVDIDSGRYRTNVASVLRKFATWARDQHGISSPEDIDDDLCRQYARDLARADDRDDISPETARRYFAYVRSFLTWAVYEGLIPTNPAKTNHAEGPLPTDETETDQQYWTTRDRDAICATATARVDKAGESDDIDRTAAYRDQALVFLLAYSGARSAELVAVSDDEERNGLRWRHVNLEAGTMQVFGKNRTRESAPILDDALRPLRRWKQLREPDENEAVFPRLDNAAKALDPTPSITTQSARNILADLCEWSEYEFEDPLKPHGARRGLGREIYRENPQLAQDVLRHKSIETTHEGYAQEAAKRTRDEANEIISDTE, encoded by the coding sequence ATGGATCGGCTTCCGCCAGCATACGACGCTACTCCCGGGGATGGCGCCCTCGAAGCAGCCATCGAGGAACGGCTGGTAGATATCGACTCTGGACGCTACCGAACAAACGTCGCGAGCGTGCTGCGAAAGTTCGCAACGTGGGCTCGGGACCAGCACGGTATCTCCAGTCCTGAAGACATCGACGACGATCTCTGCCGACAGTATGCTCGCGACCTTGCTCGAGCTGACGACCGGGACGACATCTCACCGGAGACCGCCCGCCGCTACTTCGCGTATGTCCGCTCGTTTCTCACATGGGCTGTCTACGAGGGCCTGATTCCGACGAATCCGGCCAAGACCAACCACGCCGAAGGGCCGCTCCCGACCGATGAGACTGAAACAGACCAGCAGTACTGGACGACACGCGACCGCGACGCTATCTGCGCTACCGCGACGGCTCGCGTCGACAAGGCCGGCGAGAGCGACGACATCGACCGCACGGCGGCCTACCGCGACCAAGCACTCGTCTTCTTGCTCGCGTACTCAGGAGCCCGCAGCGCGGAACTGGTTGCTGTCTCTGATGATGAAGAACGGAATGGTCTGCGGTGGCGACACGTCAACCTCGAAGCCGGCACAATGCAGGTGTTCGGCAAGAACCGTACCCGAGAGTCTGCGCCGATCCTCGACGATGCACTTCGCCCGCTTCGGCGCTGGAAGCAGCTTCGAGAACCCGACGAGAATGAGGCCGTGTTCCCCAGACTCGACAACGCTGCGAAAGCGCTTGATCCCACGCCGTCGATCACCACGCAGTCGGCCCGGAACATCTTGGCAGACCTGTGTGAGTGGTCTGAGTACGAGTTCGAAGACCCGCTGAAGCCACACGGTGCTCGCCGTGGATTGGGACGGGAGATCTATCGCGAGAACCCGCAACTGGCACAGGACGTGCTCCGGCACAAATCCATCGAGACAACCCACGAAGGCTACGCTCAGGAGGCCGCGAAACGGACTCGTGACGAGGCGAACGAGATTATCTCAGACACAGAATAG